The Electrophorus electricus isolate fEleEle1 chromosome 8, fEleEle1.pri, whole genome shotgun sequence genome contains the following window.
CATACAATTATTGACACTTTTTAGTAAATCATTAATATAATTACAGTTTCAGCACAAAATGATGCATTGACATTAATGTTACCTTTTCCTGTCAGAGTCAGGAAAGTCTACCAGCTAGTCAGCAGTGCTGGTATGGTGGTGCGGTGTTacaatgccgtaaatgtaaatgtacaatagTGTCCCATCAACAACAGATGGGAACACTGATTGATCCTTACATTGTGTGAAGGTATTGCgtagaaatattttaatttttacctCAGTATATTAGGGGGACATTTTGAGGATATCTGAATATGGGGGCGAACATGTCTCCCAATATAGTGACCATAGCCTTGACtcaaaaacatcacaaaagaAACACTAAATGACCTTCTAAGAGTGGTTAAGAATGGTAAGAGATATTTGAATGTACTTTAGACTACTTAAAAAATCGATGTGTATACTTCCATACAATGCAGTGCTCTACATTGATCTTTATGTGGGGAATAAGATGACTCACtgaatatttctttctttttttggttaatTGACCATTCAACCTTTTATTCTAGCTAAACAAAATTGGAATTTGAGCTTACTCTGAGAACAAGCTTGCTGTAATGTTTATCTAGGCATTGTTGCAACTTGAATGATTCATTTATAAAATGGAATGGTTTTGTGCATGTAAAAATATGCAGGTCATTCCTTTGTACTTCTTTCCTCTCAAAGATACAGCATCATGATTGctttttgtgatattttatacTAAACAAGAATAATATAGAAGACTACTATGCAGCAATATTTGTAGTGGTTGACACATATGGGTTTTTAAGAGTAGAAACAGGTATTTAGGGAACATTTTGACAAAATACCAATATattgcatattaaaaaaaaaaacccaaaacaaatagACACATGATCTTTAACCTCCATGTGCACCTCCAATTTTACgctcatttttgaatgatttgtacttcTACACTTTGTACTTCAGATAACACTACTTATGTGAAATTGTATATATAGCACAAtaatcattcaggattcaagtAGAGACTTAGGGcaagacatttattcacatcCAGGGTTTTCTTCCCCCATAATTTAGGCTCTGTTTGAGCTGATCTAAtatagaagaaaatgtaaaaaaaaccaaaccttGGGACAAGGACATTACTTAGCACTTGGTAGGGGGCACCTCTTGAAAAGCAGATTGTAATCCAGGTGACCCCTCTGTTGTCAGTGCATTATCACTGACGTGACCAGAAGCTTGTCATCTGATACTGATTGtaagacacaacacacaaacatttggcTCCATGTCACTAACTGACTTCTAATGCTCTAGTTATGTGCAGTTTAGCTTTTTCAGCAACTGATTTGAATTGAAAGGAAAACCTACCTCTTTGCTGTGTCAGTGAACGTCAGCTTCCTACATTGAAAGTTTGATGCTAGTTGTAGGGCTTATGCAGCACTGACTTACAGATTGGTTTCATTTAACAATTGGTTAGTCATTATGAGAAAATCATGAAAAGAATTGGACTGAGTTTCTACTGCTCCACACTCACCTTGGAAGGATCTCAGACTATTTGTATCCTgcgtatttgtttatttagtagttgttttttgtatttgacCTATACATCACACAAAACACCCACATGAGAGAATCAGATATATACTGCTCAaaaaaattaagggaacacATAAATCACACATCATACCTGGATAAATGAAAGATTcaagtaaaaaatatttgttggtATAAATTGTGTACTTCTCTGAGaataaaatgatgaaataatggTGAGTAGACACCAAAATTGTTAACCCACTGAAGGCTGGATTCAAAATTACACtgaaaatcaaagcaaaaaataGAAATCACAAGTGGATTCAGTTTTGTCATAACATATGATGTGGCTCAGTAGTGTGTAGCACCCACATGCCTGTATGTACTGCTGACAAGAATTGGATATGCTCTTGATGAGATGGCAGATGGTCTCCTGGGGATCTCCTCCCGGACCTGGATCAGGGCATTACTGAGCTCCTGGACAGTCTGTGAATACTTGGCAGTGTCTTATGCACTGATGCATAAGGTCCCAGTGGTTCTCAGTTGGATTCAGGTCTGGGGAACATGAGGGGCCATCATCGTGGGCTTGGTCATTCAGGAACTGCCTACACATGCTATTAGCAATGAAGCTAGTAAAAAAgaagctaatattgtcttttactAAGTTGCCAaacattgttgtgatgttttagcaaaataattattacatgcattttgatgtatagtgactgatgatttttttgggcactttggagatgtctaggacaccttgtggaaaatactgtgtagctctTGAGTACATctatgtatatgctcaaaagtATTCACCTTATCTGACAAAACCCCGGTGAATCAAGAAATGTAGAGCATAACTGAAATTTCCTCTCCAGCATCCACATACATATTATAAAccccaaaataaaatgtgcttaacatttctgtattagatgagaagtggaacctaaatgatgggtTTGAATGAATGTGTTGGCCCAAGGGTCTAATTCAATTTGAAACtagaatgatcattgtgctatatatacaatttcagataactagtgttaaaggGTACAAGTTCAAATTGTTTAAAAAGAGCTTAGAAAATGGAGGTACTCACAGAGGTTAAGTGATGAAACATATGAGAACACAAGTGAGAAATGTCTTTATATAGTAGTCATGGCCAAAAGCTTTGAGACTGATACaaattttcacaaagtttactgcctcagttttttagaTTCTTATGTCATGTTTATATGGAATAGTGAAATActtttataagcatttcattgaaatacatccagtttaatcaaagacttaatatttacattgttgacccttcttttttaagacttctgcaattcaccttggcatgctggatatcagcttctgggcaaaatcttgactgatggtaACCCATTCCTGCCTAACCAGTgtttggagttgatcacagtttctgtgtttttgtttgtccaccctctttttgaggattgaccacaagTTCCCAATGGGATTGAGTtttggggagtttcctggccatggacccaaaatatcaatgttttgttcactgagccactttaTCATTTTtcccttgtgacatggtgctccatcatggtgggaaaagcattgttcatcactaAATTGCTCCTGtattgttgggagaagttgtACTTGGAGGAtcttttgataccattccttattcatggcagtgttttaGGCAAAATTATCAGCAAACCCACATCCCCAAGGGTCATCCAAATGAAAAGCGACTCCACACATGAATAGTCTCTGGATTCCTGTTGGCATGACAAAGGACTCATGGTAATGcacaccttttcttctctggacaatcatttgtgtAGATGTCcaaaacagtctgaagggggtttcatcaaagaaaataacctcagtcctctgtcctctgcaaTCCAATCCCTGTGCTTCCTGcggaatgtcagtctgtccttgatgtttttcttggagagaagtagTTTCTTTGTtacccttcttgacaccaagtcatcctccaaaagccttcacctcactgtgcatgcagatgcactcacaccttccttctgccattcctgagcaagctctgcttGACCTGATTCTGTAGCtacatcctctttaggagacagtcctggTGCTTTCTTGAGTTTCTTGGGTGGCCTGAAGcgttcttcactgcaattgaaacTCTCTccttgatgattcaataaattGATTTATCAGTTATGGTTATCAGTAATgattgatttaggtgctatcctTCATGTCCTTgtctgtgaagcccttttgatgcaaagCAATGGTGAATTGGAGGCAAGTGTGGCTAACAAGGTGACAATGgtttcaagcaccaccaccccttTTATaacaaccagtctgctcttctaattcAGTCAGCATGACAGGGAgctatcagctgccttgtccttaTTAACACTTTCAGCTGAGCTAAcgagatcactgaaatgatgttagcaggtcattttgtggcagggctaattgcagtggctggaatgcagtaatttttgtgattaagttaattttcatggcaaggaatgacttcgcaattcatctgatcactcttcataACAATTTGGAGTtgatgcaaattgccaccataaaaactaaAGCAGCAAACTTggtgaaaaccaaaagagcTGCATAAGTGATTATTCACTAATGGAGAAAATAGGTAGTGAAACtatgtgtaaaaatattattaataatagaaGCTAGGGTGCCAAAATTGGTCAATCTAGAGAgcagaaataaaatgaacttgAATAGCAGATCTGATAAAAGTAATAGTGAAAATGAGTGCACCATAATAGATAGTATGTAAATGATAGTATAAACTGGACATATGAGTATGGTGTAACTCAGCACAGTTCATACACCAGGAGGTCGGTAGTGTCCCTGCTGTAAGGAGACTCGTTGTACAGTCTTCTACAGTGGGGAGAAAAGATCTCATATGGCACTccttagcacagcacagctgtaTCTGTCTTCTGCTGAATGTGCTTCATTGTTTGTCCACTATAGTGTACTGGGGGTGTGATGTATTGTCCATAATTGCCAGCAGCTTATTAAGAGTCCGTTTTTCTGCAAAATCCAATAGAGCACATCAGGCCCTCATGCCACCCTCATGGAGTCTGTTTGACAATTTTGGTCAGAAACATGTACATCAGTAGCCTACTGGAAGTCATTATGTAGAGCTATACTCTCAAAGGAACTGATGCTGGTCCTACTGCTGGGTTGATATCTTTCTATATCCCTGTCTAGCGCTCTTTATTTATTGGCCCGTGTACTGgtatctcctccatgctcttgAAAATGTGCCGGAGACACAGTAGACTTTCTTGTGACAGCATGTATGGATGtcaaagtcagatttatttatatagcatgttttacaacagccattttcACAAAGTTTTACAGATGACCGAATCAAAGCCTCTAGTGAGTAAGCCAAGGGGAGCATTGGCTAGCAAAAACTCCCTAAGAGCATGACGAAGAATCCTTCAGGGGAACCCAGACTCAAGGGGGGACCCATCCTCCTCAACATTGGATGCCACAATAgcagcaaaataaacaataaagaacaaaatgagcAATGAGAACAAATAAGCAGAGGACATCTATTCTGGGTTCCAAATTGTCCTAATTTGGGATCcatgagtgtaggtgtgtttgaaACCCATGTGGCAAAAGAACGTCTGCTCAGGGCGATGGAGAAGAGGTGGGGGTGAAccacagcagggggcatcaggaggtggtgggaggagtcacagcagctgagatgggttgaggctcagcaACATGTCTTATGTTCTCTTAAGCATATTTATCCAGTTGTCACACTGGTCCATCTTGACTCAAAACGTCTAAGCAGGCCCTACCCATTTGCCAGAGCACTTTTTTggactttaaaaataatttttttttagcaataaTACAATTCAGTCTGATATTTGATGAAAATGGTTCAGTTAGATGTTAATCCTCATTTTGTTTAATGCTTTTCTCATTAATAGAGTGCAATGGATAAAAGTAAACAAGACATTGTCTTTGCTAGTCATTACAAATGTTGGAGCTCAGCAAGGTTGTTTTAGTTTTCCACTTTTGTTCCAGTGACTTCTCTAAAGTTATGAGGACTTAACTAACAAGGTGATATGAATTCATTTCAGTGGTTTTAGTAGGTCAGTAGACTGGTGTGAGCACAGAAAAGTGTgaacacagaaaagacagaagaaattATTTTGAACTCTCCCCAGACTTCTATTCATCCCCTATAACAATTCACAATGTGCAAACTTTTTTAGTTGTAGAAAGGCACAGCATCATATCTGAGTCTTTGTAGATTGAGATTTTGTGGGTTTTGGGACTAATAACTAGATTTTAATTGCAGTGTTACATACCTGTATTTCAGATTGTTATATAATACTGTGCTAGAACAAGGTATAGTTGTTTAGGTGAAACTGAGGAGCAAATTGCTCTTTGTTCCaaacttttaaaactttgttccaaaatagttttattaccacatacaaaactgtttaaaagaAGTTGCAAGTTAGAGAGGATTGTAATTGTTTAGTTgtgctgttttctgtcttttcaaataaaaacacttaatgACCCCATGCTGGCTATTCTACCTGTTCTCTACAGTGCTAATAGTCTATATTGTGCTGATCCTTGACAGCAGAACATGAGCTTTCCAAATCCAGATAACTCTGATCCAGATTAACTTTTTGAACAACTTGGCGCTAGTGATGCACAGTAAAATGATACCAAACAGGTGTccatacattttacagtcaaatATAAATTGTAATTCCATACTGCTTGCCCTACTATTGTACTTTAAAGTCCATTGAATGACCTATACCCAGCTCATGTTGGCCTCTTTCGTAAGTAACTTGGCTTTGGCGAAAGGgtatgtacatatacattttcactATAAATTCACTTGTAAATATTATTCatgcaaacatttatgaatggCATAAATAAAACTGTCTAATCCTTTCAGtgactgtttatattttttattttcctcacaCCTGGGTCTGCTACCAGAGTATTTTCAATGTTTCTACAGTTATGGTGTTCTGGACTGAAATAATTGTTGTCATTCTTGGTGTGACATAGGTGAGTGACTGAAAAAAGATCAAGAAGCAGGTGCAAGTCTctgaacataaaaaatatttattacaaaaacaaaacaaagaacgtAATGATAAGCAGTTTGCACTTTTCACAAAGCACAGCAAACAATACAGACAGTacagacaatgaccaacaaccagTGTGTTAGACAAAGGGAATTATTTACACAAATTGATTGTGCAGagaacaagggacaggtgaaaTCAGGAATAAGCAGGAGCCAGGCTAACAAAGGGGCTATTACAACACGTGggggaaggtacacacacacacacacacacacacacacacacacacacacacacacacacacacacacacacacacagtgatacaTCAACAcgaaaaacaacacaaaaatgcatCTCATTGTCTTTTTCAGATCAACTCTACAGTGTCCATGTCAGGCCTGCATGCTGTGAGCAGTTCAGATGACGTAAAGCCACCATTTGGCATAAAGCCACTTTCAGGCCACAGCCCTGGACCCACACTCTCTCAGAAACGCCTTTGTTCCATTTGTGGGGACCGCTCCTCTGGTACATAACaagacatacaaaaaaaaatagagaagTGGAAAACTAAAAGAATGGTCATGGCACTAAACACTCTGCTGCACATCAGTTAAGAAGAGACTCAGTTCTGTGAATTGTGGCCAAGCTTTGTAGAGTAGACTAGATAAAGAAAAGATCAAGAATCttgaaaatactgaataaataatCTACTTTAAAAATCCATCATGTACAGTATTTTACAGTAATATTGCTTAGTTTGATACATGACATCATATTCATTCAGTAGGAAGTAAATCAATTCAAAAccataattattaataattaatgatatCACTGGAGGCCATAACTGAGTTTGCACTCATGACCTATCCCTGCCCTTCATCTTTTCTACCccattctctctttccatccttCTTCTGATGTCTTCAGGTAAGCATTATGGTGTGTACAGTTGTGAGGGTTGTAAGGGCTTTTTTAAGCGCACTGTGAGAAAGGACCTGAGCTACACTTGCAGAGACAACAAGGACTGTATGGTCGACAAGCGCCAGAGGAATCGCTGCCAGTACTGCCGCTACCAAAAATGCCTGGCCATGGGCATGAAAAGAGAAGGTAAGACCTCTTACCTCTGTACATATTATGCCACCTACCAGAAAAATACTTGCTATAGAAGGCAAGGCATAAGAGGTAAGGAGAGTGAAAGCAAGTGTGCACTCACAGCAAATGGTGTAAGAGATGAAGGGACAAGTTtttgatttaaacattaaattgtTCTTCAAAAATCAGTTGATACTTTGCTTTGAAGTCTGTAGATgtgaagttaaaaataaattatatggaAAACTTATAACCACAATGGTTTAAAGTGGGTAATTATGGGTAGTGGCAATTATAgtgttaaaagaaaagaatgggAGAAGACAAAGAGGAGAAGGGGGGAAATTTTGTCAATACTAACCCCTGTCCCCCTGTGtccctctttttttcctctcattctgtcttttcctccctctccttctgtaGTGGTCCAAGATGAACGGCAACGATGtaaggagaaagagggaaggaggggtgtgtgtgtgtgtgtgtatgtgcgcatgtagGGGATGTAGAATGAACTGGGTTGTTGTCAACACTTTAGACACTGGCTTTGTTAAGTGTAGGGTAGAATCTTTCAACTGCAGTCATAACAAAACCCTTAATTAACCATTTAGTAAAAGTTTCTTGAATTTTATACACGTTCAGAATGAGCTAGTTTATATTATAAAGCATGCAAACATGACTTTAAAACTAACCAGTATGTATATCTATGTGCAtatcctcttctcttctcttctcttctcttctcttctcttttcttctcttctcttctatGTTTTTCTCTTATGTCTCTTTCCCTTTTGTCTCTTTTTACTTTGTGCATGGACTGCAGCCGTTCAGGAAGAGCGTCAAAGGAACAAAGAGCGAGATGGGGAAGTGGAGTCCACTAGTGCAGTAAATGAGGAGATGCCAGTAGAAAAGATTCTAGAAGCAGAAATGGCCGTGGAGCAGAAAACCGAACTTCACACTGATGGAAGTTCAGGAACCAGCTCTGTGAGTGACTGAGCTAATAATCTAAACACATTAATGCTTataaatcactgtttttggCATTCACTTAAGAAAGTGGAATTTATGTGAAAGCCCCACTGCAATTCCGATGTACATAAGCTTGTTAagtttttttatgtatattttaactctctcactcatgcccttgctctcgctctctctctctcttgcaatCTTTCTTGGGTATGCTCTCTTTggtgctctttctctcctccagccAAACGATCCTGTCACTAATATCTGTCAGGCAGCTGATAAGCAACTCTTCACTCTGGTGGAGTGGGCCAAGAGGATCCCACACTTCTCAGAGTTAGCTCTCGATGATCAGGTCATCCTCCTGCGTGctggtaaatgtaaaatgttatgtaATCTAGCATTTTCTTATTGTTGGTTTTCAATTTAAAttactttatcattttatttttacttctttaTAACTTATAGAAATGCTGCTGTGGTATATgaatttaattgtatttatgaaTACCCTGTATTGTGAATACATATGTcaataaaaccaaacatgaaCATAAATAGACAACAGATTTAAACACAGAAAGCATTAAAGTTAGAATATAACTTGAATTTTGAAGTAATTACACCTTTTAACTATGAAAATATTCTGGCTCTGggagcattttttaaaaatgaggacACACATGgcccctcttctcttctctttccttctcactcATGACACTTCTgccatttatatttttttatatatatatatatatatatatatatatatatatatatatatatatatatatatatatatatatatatatatatatatatctcacacacacacgctaacacacataGAGTTTTGCACACTCTCAcaaatgaacataaacacacacaccccacagactATAGCAACAAGCTAGAAAGACCATAGCAACCAACTGGTACACCATAGCAACCAGTTAGCAACCACCTACTAACAGCATAGTAACCACGAACACATGTTCattaacacatatatacacacacacactttcagctcTTTCCAAGCACTTATGTATTTCCTTCAAGAAATGCAAATCTAGTCCTTATTTTATTATAGTTTCTGCAGTTAATACATCTTACCGTACAGACTCTGTTCAAACTGTGTCGAAGGTTCTCAGCAGTGATCAGATTTGTAGTTTTTAATGAAGCTAAGTTTAATGAATGGCAGAATGTGCAGAACTTCAAATTCTAACTGCCATCGATGATGTCACAATAAGCCACTCAGtcttcacagaaacacacatacttttctcttcttcctcataGTCCTCACACTTCTGCCATATACACATACGctaacatgcacacgcatacacacaaatgcatgcatgcatgcatgcatgcatgcaaattcactggggcacatacacacacacacacacacgtacaccccccccacacacacacacactcagatgttTTCAAGCACTATGTTTTTCCTTCAGGAAATGCAAATCTAGTAAATCTGTTAATTGCATGGACATGCCAAAAGACAGGTGACAAAGGAAAAAccaatgtaaaatgttttagtgAAGTTTTGGGCTACCACGTTTCAAATATAATTGTACCTAGGAAACTATTGGAGTGAAGGAACACCGGTCTACCAAATTTACTGAATTTTATTATTGACTTGCTGaagcattttttcataaaaatttAAACTAACAATGCAGGTATACTTCAGACAGATCATTTATGTCCTACCATGATGATGATGGCCATTTTATGTCAATGAAACATTTGttataaaaaaagattttgagaAAATAATTATGTCAGCATAATTTGTGAGAGTGCTGCATTTCCCAGACCTTTTGTTGAGGTCCAAAAACTTGGTTAACTGCTGTAAACATTCAGTAGACTGTGTAGATTAAATGGCTCATCTCCAATTAAGAAATAACAGAACAGAGATGTGCCAGTATGGTGCTCAGAGactaaaatcaatatttaaacaaaagtaTCTAGAATTGCATCTACTTGAAGGTATTTTTACACCATTTGTTCTATTATTCTCCTTTCTCCTAGGCTGGAATGAACTACTGATTGCCTCATTCTCACATCGTTCCATCACAGTAAAGGATGGCATTCTGTTGGCCACTGGCCTCCATGTCCACAGAAACAGTgcacacagtgcaggtgtaggAGCAATTTTTGACAGGtaaattttttttctcatacatTGAAGCAGTAGCTGTATAATGTGAAAGAACCAATTCTTTCACTCatcacagacatttaaaaacaggaTTTATATTCTAATAATTCATTGATATTCTGTTTTCCCCCTAATTTTTATGGTTTTGCAATTTactgtcaaatgtttttttcaagtTTCACTAAAACACTTCAGGGAAATGTAATATCATATTTAAAAGCAGCTATGCTTACATCTTTTCAAATTTTATCGAATAAAGTTATTTGAGTGCATCCTATACCTACTGTTAAAAGTAGAAAAATCTCAGACTTGAAATATGCGGAATGTTCTTGCTTGCTTGCATGCAGAACATTCAGTGATTAAAAGTCTGTAGGATTTGGTTCTCTTACTTTACAGAAGCACAATAAATTACACATCCTATGGGATAAGTTAAACCACTTAAGGTAATACACAGGACCAGAAATGTAGTAGAGGATGAAGTACATAGTTGTGTTGCATGTAGTATGTAAATCCAGTTGTGGAAGACAGAATTTGGTGGTGtacactacaaaataaaagaagatTCATTAATAGAATTTTTGAGATTTGTGAGGTAGGGTGGACAGCAATTTAAGATAATTTTGAGAATGGAAGCGTTTTTAAACCCTTCTTAGtcttaaaaatgtgtttcattttgagtTAGCAgggttcttttgtttttaaatgagattTACACAATTTTCCACGTAGACAAAACAATTCTGCCAAAGCATGTCTGGTGTCCagttttgcttattttgttttatactgGAGCTGAGGATAAAAAAGAACTATAACAGAGGTTACAGTTGTCCAAGCTGCATACCAGGATCATCACACAGAAATGCCTCAAACTGCACCTTGTTGAGAAATCTAAAATAGGCTTTCCATTGGTGTCTATCAGTGTACGATATTTGTAACCTggcacatttttcaaaacatctCCTTAAATTCTGTGCATTCACATACACTAACAATAAAATTCTCCCAAGAGCACATAGAGGTATATATCTTCA
Protein-coding sequences here:
- the rxrba gene encoding retinoic acid receptor RXR-beta-A isoform X1, which translates into the protein MGDSRDSRSPDSSSVSSPPSGQRSPPLAPSAAAMTSLPPITSAVNSPISSMGSPFSVISSSLGSPCLPGTPSIGYGPISSPQINSTVSMSGLHAVSSSDDVKPPFGIKPLSGHSPGPTLSQKRLCSICGDRSSGKHYGVYSCEGCKGFFKRTVRKDLSYTCRDNKDCMVDKRQRNRCQYCRYQKCLAMGMKREVVQDERQRSVQEERQRNKERDGEVESTSAVNEEMPVEKILEAEMAVEQKTELHTDGSSGTSSPNDPVTNICQAADKQLFTLVEWAKRIPHFSELALDDQVILLRAGWNELLIASFSHRSITVKDGILLATGLHVHRNSAHSAGVGAIFDRESAHNAEVGAIFDRVLTELVSKMRDMQMDKTELGCLRAIILFNPDAKGLSNPSEVELLREKVYASLEAYCKQRYPDQQGRFAKLLLRLPALRSIGLKCLEHLFFFKLIGDTPIDTFLMEMLEAPHQLT
- the rxrba gene encoding retinoic acid receptor RXR-beta-A isoform X5 — its product is MGDSRDSRSPDSSSVSSPPSGQRSPPLAPSAAAMTSLPPITSAVNSPISSMGSPFSVISSSLGSPCLPGTPSIGYGPISSPQINSTVSMSGLHAVSSSDDVKPPFGIKPLSGHSPGPTLSQKRLCSICGDRSSGKHYGVYSCEGCKGFFKRTVRKDLSYTCRDNKDCMVDKRQRNRCQYCRYQKCLAMGMKREAVQEERQRNKERDGEVESTSAVNEEMPVEKILEAEMAVEQKTELHTDGSSGTSSPNDPVTNICQAADKQLFTLVEWAKRIPHFSELALDDQVILLRAGWNELLIASFSHRSITVKDGILLATGLHVHRNSAHSAGVGAIFDRVLTELVSKMRDMQMDKTELGCLRAIILFNPDAKGLSNPSEVELLREKVYASLEAYCKQRYPDQQGRFAKLLLRLPALRSIGLKCLEHLFFFKLIGDTPIDTFLMEMLEAPHQLT
- the rxrba gene encoding retinoic acid receptor RXR-beta-A isoform X3; this encodes MGDSRDSRSPDSSSVSSPPSGQRSPPLAPSAAAMTSLPPITSAVNSPISSMGSPFSVISSSLGSPCLPGTPSIGYGPISSPQINSTVSMSGLHAVSSSDDVKPPFGIKPLSGHSPGPTLSQKRLCSICGDRSSGKHYGVYSCEGCKGFFKRTVRKDLSYTCRDNKDCMVDKRQRNRCQYCRYQKCLAMGMKREVVQDERQRSVQEERQRNKERDGEVESTSAVNEEMPVEKILEAEMAVEQKTELHTDGSSGTSSPNDPVTNICQAADKQLFTLVEWAKRIPHFSELALDDQVILLRAGWNELLIASFSHRSITVKDGILLATGLHVHRNSAHSAGVGAIFDRESAHNAEVGAIFDRVLTELVSKMRDMQMDKTELGCLRAIILFNPDAKGLSNPSEVELLREKVYASLEAYCKQRYPDQQGRVRFISLRLITHVHCTSLADNKHLSHFHLKQWTCYSKSP
- the rxrba gene encoding retinoic acid receptor RXR-beta-A isoform X2, producing the protein MGDSRDSRSPDSSSVSSPPSGQRSPPLAPSAAAMTSLPPITSAVNSPISSMGSPFSVISSSLGSPCLPGTPSIGYGPISSPQINSTVSMSGLHAVSSSDDVKPPFGIKPLSGHSPGPTLSQKRLCSICGDRSSGKHYGVYSCEGCKGFFKRTVRKDLSYTCRDNKDCMVDKRQRNRCQYCRYQKCLAMGMKREAVQEERQRNKERDGEVESTSAVNEEMPVEKILEAEMAVEQKTELHTDGSSGTSSPNDPVTNICQAADKQLFTLVEWAKRIPHFSELALDDQVILLRAGWNELLIASFSHRSITVKDGILLATGLHVHRNSAHSAGVGAIFDRESAHNAEVGAIFDRVLTELVSKMRDMQMDKTELGCLRAIILFNPDAKGLSNPSEVELLREKVYASLEAYCKQRYPDQQGRFAKLLLRLPALRSIGLKCLEHLFFFKLIGDTPIDTFLMEMLEAPHQLT
- the rxrba gene encoding retinoic acid receptor RXR-beta-A isoform X4, producing MGDSRDSRSPDSSSVSSPPSGQRSPPLAPSAAAMTSLPPITSAVNSPISSMGSPFSVISSSLGSPCLPGTPSIGYGPISSPQINSTVSMSGLHAVSSSDDVKPPFGIKPLSGHSPGPTLSQKRLCSICGDRSSGKHYGVYSCEGCKGFFKRTVRKDLSYTCRDNKDCMVDKRQRNRCQYCRYQKCLAMGMKREVVQDERQRSVQEERQRNKERDGEVESTSAVNEEMPVEKILEAEMAVEQKTELHTDGSSGTSSPNDPVTNICQAADKQLFTLVEWAKRIPHFSELALDDQVILLRAGWNELLIASFSHRSITVKDGILLATGLHVHRNSAHSAGVGAIFDRVLTELVSKMRDMQMDKTELGCLRAIILFNPDAKGLSNPSEVELLREKVYASLEAYCKQRYPDQQGRFAKLLLRLPALRSIGLKCLEHLFFFKLIGDTPIDTFLMEMLEAPHQLT